A portion of the Mesobacillus sp. AQ2 genome contains these proteins:
- a CDS encoding Na(+)/H(+) antiporter subunit F1 codes for MFDTVMWISVTFISLAMIGLIYRVIKGPTVADRVVALDAIGISLVSVVALVSILLDTSAFLDIILLIGILAFIGTVAFSKFLEKGVIMEYDRNGDR; via the coding sequence ATGTTCGATACCGTCATGTGGATTTCAGTTACCTTCATATCACTTGCGATGATAGGCCTGATTTACCGTGTTATCAAGGGGCCGACAGTGGCTGACCGGGTAGTTGCCTTGGACGCGATCGGCATCAGTCTGGTTTCTGTGGTTGCTTTAGTGTCAATCCTTCTCGATACGAGTGCATTTCTCGATATCATCCTGCTGATAGGGATACTGGCATTCATCGGAACAGTCGCCTTTTCAAAGTTTCTTGAGAAGGGAGTAATCATGGAATATGACAGAAATGGAGATCGTTAA
- a CDS encoding asparagine synthase has translation MIPTVLGTAVTAAGYAMKQNRKIDKMVSNTVFGFGLAHIVLGAIDLVEHRNDF, from the coding sequence ATGATCCCGACAGTTTTAGGTACAGCTGTCACGGCTGCAGGTTATGCGATGAAACAAAATCGCAAGATCGACAAAATGGTTTCCAACACGGTATTCGGTTTCGGATTGGCTCATATTGTTCTGGGGGCCATTGATTTGGTTGAGCACAGGAACGATTTTTAG
- a CDS encoding hotdog fold thioesterase: MDLNNTLLGSLGIEVTELQKGKVVATMPVDERTRQPFGLLHGGASVALAETVASVGAFELVDKENEVVVGLEINANHIRAKRDGVVTALGTVLHQGKTTMVWDIKITDEDDNLVCISRCTIAVIKRKK, encoded by the coding sequence ATGGATTTGAACAACACATTGCTGGGCTCACTTGGAATTGAAGTAACAGAACTGCAAAAAGGAAAAGTGGTCGCCACGATGCCGGTCGATGAAAGAACAAGGCAGCCATTTGGCCTGCTGCATGGCGGAGCATCTGTTGCCCTTGCAGAAACTGTCGCCAGCGTAGGCGCTTTCGAGTTGGTCGACAAAGAGAACGAAGTCGTGGTCGGTCTTGAAATCAACGCCAACCACATCAGGGCAAAAAGAGACGGAGTAGTCACAGCCCTTGGCACCGTTCTCCATCAGGGAAAAACGACGATGGTCTGGGATATAAAAATAACAGACGAAGACGACAATCTTGTCTGCATATCCAGATGCACCATCGCTGTGATCAAACGCAAAAAATAA
- a CDS encoding Na(+)/H(+) antiporter subunit B: MKTNDIILQTVTKLTLFVIILFSIHLFFAGHYHPGGGFVGGLMTSGAIVLLLLAFDIKTVKAILPVDYIKLIAVGLIFAIGTGAGGLFFNKPFLTHAYTYVYLPLLGKTSLHTAVLFDTGVFLVVIGVTMTIIQTIGESE; this comes from the coding sequence ATGAAAACAAATGATATAATCCTCCAGACTGTCACGAAGTTAACCTTGTTTGTCATCATCCTGTTTTCTATCCACCTGTTCTTTGCAGGCCATTACCATCCGGGTGGAGGATTCGTTGGCGGGTTAATGACATCCGGGGCAATCGTCCTCCTGCTGCTGGCTTTTGATATAAAGACGGTCAAGGCAATCTTGCCTGTCGATTATATTAAACTGATCGCGGTCGGACTGATCTTTGCAATCGGAACTGGAGCAGGAGGTTTATTTTTCAATAAGCCATTCCTGACGCATGCCTATACTTATGTTTATTTGCCGCTCCTCGGCAAAACATCTCTGCATACGGCGGTATTGTTTGATACCGGAGTTTTCCTTGTCGTCATTGGTGTGACAATGACCATTATTCAAACGATTGGAGAGAGCGAATAA
- the mnhG gene encoding monovalent cation/H(+) antiporter subunit G, with amino-acid sequence MTEMEIVKFFAGLFILIGAFLSLVTAFGLIRLPDVYTRNHAASKSATMGVMLVLLGTFLYFWLIEDHFNSRLLLGIGFIFLTSPVAGHLISRAAYNSGVKLSDRTVQDDLAKARKEIAENQSK; translated from the coding sequence ATGACAGAAATGGAGATCGTTAAGTTTTTTGCAGGCTTATTCATCCTGATCGGCGCATTCCTCAGCCTTGTGACGGCATTCGGGCTTATCAGGCTGCCGGATGTTTATACGAGGAACCACGCGGCATCAAAAAGTGCCACGATGGGGGTAATGCTTGTATTGCTTGGAACCTTCCTTTATTTTTGGCTAATTGAAGATCATTTTAATTCCCGATTATTGCTGGGAATTGGCTTCATCTTCCTTACATCCCCTGTTGCCGGGCATCTGATTTCAAGAGCAGCATATAACAGCGGGGTAAAACTGTCGGACCGTACTGTGCAGGACGACCTTGCAAAGGCACGGAAAGAGATCGCTGAAAATCAATCCAAATAA
- a CDS encoding Na+/H+ antiporter family protein, with the protein MNAVVIAVLAMLILSLLRVNVVLALIAGALIGGLTGGLSIEKTIEVFSGGLGGSAEVALSYALLGGFAVAISKTGLPNLIVDWMISMIGKKGESKAKTYSKAIIVILILMMSIFSQNLIPIHIAFIPILIPPLLIVFNELKIDRRLIASVLTFGLTAPYILLPVGFGGIFHDILATNMAEGGMNIDKGDIPTAMLLPTAGLVVGLLIAIFVSYRKPRNYQDHQVVEMERNEYSKTGIIFSFVAIIAALAAQLFFDSMIMGALAGIIVVYASGAIKWREADNLLTEGMKMMAFIGFVMLAAFGFAEVLKETGDVESLVTQAADAIGNNKAMGALLMLVVGLLVTMGIGSSFSTIPIIATIFVPLSLQLGFSPMATIAIVGTAAALGDAGSPASDSTLGPTAGLNADAQHNHIWDTVVPTFVHYNIPLIIFGWIAAMIL; encoded by the coding sequence ATGAATGCAGTTGTTATTGCCGTACTGGCGATGCTGATCCTGAGTCTGCTTCGTGTCAATGTTGTATTGGCATTGATTGCCGGAGCGCTGATCGGCGGGTTGACTGGCGGCTTGAGCATAGAAAAGACAATTGAAGTTTTTTCAGGAGGACTTGGCGGAAGTGCCGAGGTTGCGCTGAGCTATGCATTGCTTGGCGGGTTCGCAGTGGCTATTTCCAAAACAGGATTGCCAAACCTGATCGTTGACTGGATGATCAGCATGATTGGCAAAAAAGGCGAGTCAAAAGCAAAGACTTATTCAAAAGCGATTATCGTGATTTTAATTTTAATGATGTCGATTTTCTCGCAAAACCTGATTCCGATTCACATTGCGTTCATTCCGATCTTGATTCCGCCATTGTTGATTGTCTTCAATGAACTGAAGATTGATAGACGTTTGATAGCATCTGTTTTGACATTCGGACTGACGGCGCCATATATCTTGCTGCCGGTAGGATTCGGAGGGATCTTCCACGATATCCTGGCCACGAATATGGCTGAAGGCGGGATGAACATCGATAAGGGTGACATCCCGACAGCGATGCTGCTTCCTACTGCAGGCCTGGTAGTCGGTTTGCTGATTGCCATTTTCGTATCCTACCGCAAACCTAGAAATTATCAAGATCACCAAGTGGTCGAAATGGAAAGAAATGAGTACTCAAAAACTGGCATCATTTTCTCTTTCGTTGCGATTATCGCAGCCCTTGCAGCACAGCTGTTCTTCGATTCGATGATCATGGGCGCGCTTGCGGGAATCATCGTCGTTTATGCAAGCGGAGCGATTAAGTGGCGTGAAGCCGACAATCTTTTAACAGAAGGTATGAAAATGATGGCGTTTATCGGGTTCGTCATGCTGGCAGCATTCGGATTCGCTGAGGTCCTGAAGGAAACAGGGGATGTGGAGTCCCTTGTTACGCAGGCTGCCGATGCAATCGGCAATAATAAAGCCATGGGCGCTTTGTTGATGCTTGTTGTCGGATTGCTCGTCACAATGGGAATCGGTTCTTCGTTCTCGACGATTCCAATCATTGCAACGATTTTCGTGCCGCTAAGTCTTCAATTGGGCTTCAGCCCGATGGCTACGATTGCGATTGTGGGAACAGCTGCCGCACTTGGTGATGCCGGTTCTCCTGCATCCGACAGTACGCTTGGGCCGACAGCGGGTTTGAATGCGGACGCTCAGCACAATCACATCTGGGATACAGTAGTACCGACTTTCGTGCACTACAATATTCCTTTGATCATTTTCGGCTGGATTGCCGCAATGATTTTATAA
- a CDS encoding sulfite oxidase-like oxidoreductase, with product MYFGKTRKKGPSGRVPPNQNVTTSFPVLHYGNVPFYKSLDDWTLKIFGLVEKEVILPYKELMDLPQISSGNDIHCVTGWSKLDNVWEGVSTLELARMAKPKEAAKYVILHAEENWTTNLPVEDFLRDTSLLAHSHNGEQLTPEHGYPLRAVIPHLYFWKSAKWIRGIEFTSENRPGFWEENGYHMYGDPWKEQRMTWD from the coding sequence ATGTACTTTGGGAAAACACGGAAAAAGGGTCCTTCGGGCAGAGTCCCGCCGAACCAGAATGTTACGACTTCGTTCCCTGTCCTGCATTATGGCAATGTCCCTTTTTATAAAAGTTTAGATGATTGGACCCTGAAGATTTTTGGACTAGTCGAAAAAGAAGTGATTTTACCATATAAAGAATTGATGGATTTGCCGCAAATATCCTCCGGCAATGACATACACTGTGTGACTGGATGGTCCAAGCTTGATAATGTTTGGGAAGGAGTTTCCACGCTGGAGCTGGCGAGGATGGCCAAACCGAAGGAAGCAGCTAAATATGTCATCCTCCATGCTGAAGAAAATTGGACGACCAACCTTCCTGTTGAGGATTTCCTCAGGGATACAAGCCTGCTTGCCCATTCCCATAATGGAGAACAATTGACTCCTGAGCATGGCTATCCATTGCGGGCGGTCATTCCACACCTCTACTTCTGGAAAAGTGCAAAGTGGATCAGGGGCATAGAATTCACCTCTGAAAACCGGCCTGGTTTCTGGGAGGAAAATGGCTATCATATGTATGGAGACCCGTGGAAAGAGCAGCGGATGACCTGGGACTAG
- a CDS encoding Na+/H+ antiporter subunit E — translation MAFQILLNFILAFVWMFLKTSYSPASFFVGYFFGLLIIYIFRRFFTSRFYLLRVVAVVELIYIFTRELILSNIDVLKAVLRPKLNIKPGIFAFPTELKQDWEITMLANLITLTPGTLVVDISDDNKILYVHAMDISDADEAIQSIKNTFEKAIMEVSR, via the coding sequence ATGGCTTTTCAAATCTTGCTGAATTTCATTCTGGCCTTTGTGTGGATGTTCCTTAAAACATCCTACTCCCCGGCTTCGTTTTTCGTCGGGTATTTCTTCGGCCTGCTCATCATTTATATTTTCCGCCGCTTCTTCACTTCCCGTTTTTATTTGTTGAGGGTCGTGGCAGTAGTAGAACTGATCTACATTTTCACGAGGGAATTAATCCTTTCAAATATCGATGTCCTAAAGGCAGTTCTAAGGCCCAAGCTCAATATCAAGCCCGGAATCTTCGCATTCCCGACAGAATTGAAGCAAGACTGGGAGATTACAATGCTCGCAAACTTGATAACCTTGACCCCTGGAACACTTGTCGTCGATATCTCTGATGATAATAAGATTCTGTATGTACATGCGATGGACATCAGTGATGCGGACGAAGCGATTCAGAGCATCAAAAATACGTTCGAAAAGGCAATTATGGAGGTGAGCCGATAA
- a CDS encoding Na+/H+ antiporter subunit D, producing MNNLIILPILIPLITGVILIFFSKNIMAQRWISAISAVITVIAASMLANHVNRDGIQTMDLSNWEAPYGITLVSDMLSSLLVLTTSIIALAALFYSFKSIGEAREKFYYYAVVNFLLVGVNGAFTTGDIFNLFVFFEVMLMSSYVLLVLGGTKIQLRESIKYILVNVISSALFVIAVAYLYSVVGTLNMAHISVRISELGDMGIITVIAVLFLIVFGLKGAIFPLYFWLPGSYYAPPAPVMALFGALLTKVGVYSITRTYTLFFYHDAGYTHQLLQILSILTIIVGAIGAIAYSDIKKIIIYNIIVAVGVILFGVSVLTPESLTGSVFYLIHDMNIKAALFLLIGIIIAITGTSDLNKISGLINGYPALGWTFFIAALALAGIPPLSGFAGKIMLIRSGFENESYLGAFVVLMSSLLVLFSVMKIFIRGFWGTPRAYKNEEKAPVKWLLIAPAVLTAFAVLYGFGTEAIYPVISNAAETLANPEIYINAVLKE from the coding sequence ATGAATAATCTAATCATCTTACCCATCTTAATTCCTCTGATAACAGGGGTTATACTCATATTTTTCTCAAAAAATATCATGGCCCAGCGCTGGATATCTGCAATAAGCGCGGTAATCACTGTTATTGCAGCCTCCATGCTGGCAAACCATGTAAATAGAGATGGCATCCAGACAATGGACCTCAGTAACTGGGAAGCGCCTTACGGGATTACGCTCGTATCGGATATGCTTTCCTCCCTGCTTGTATTGACGACGAGCATCATCGCTCTTGCCGCTTTATTCTATTCCTTTAAATCTATTGGGGAAGCGCGCGAAAAATTTTATTATTATGCGGTTGTCAACTTTCTGCTGGTAGGTGTAAACGGTGCCTTTACAACAGGGGATATATTCAACTTGTTTGTATTTTTCGAAGTAATGCTAATGTCTTCGTATGTGCTGCTGGTATTGGGCGGGACGAAAATCCAGCTTCGCGAATCGATAAAATACATACTTGTTAACGTCATTTCATCAGCACTGTTCGTCATCGCAGTCGCTTATTTGTACTCAGTAGTAGGGACATTGAATATGGCACATATCTCGGTGAGGATCAGCGAACTTGGAGACATGGGCATCATTACGGTCATTGCTGTATTGTTCCTGATTGTATTTGGCCTGAAGGGAGCGATTTTCCCGCTTTATTTCTGGCTTCCAGGATCTTATTATGCACCCCCTGCACCAGTAATGGCCTTGTTTGGAGCATTGCTGACTAAGGTCGGTGTCTACTCGATCACAAGGACTTACACGCTGTTCTTTTACCATGATGCCGGCTATACGCATCAATTGCTCCAGATTCTTTCCATCCTGACGATCATCGTCGGTGCTATCGGAGCAATTGCATATTCGGACATCAAGAAAATCATCATTTATAACATTATCGTGGCAGTCGGGGTTATTCTTTTCGGGGTCTCTGTACTGACCCCAGAATCTCTAACAGGCTCCGTGTTTTACCTGATCCATGACATGAACATCAAAGCCGCGCTCTTCTTGTTGATTGGAATCATCATTGCAATTACAGGGACGAGTGACCTGAATAAGATTAGCGGTCTGATCAATGGATATCCCGCTTTAGGATGGACCTTCTTCATCGCTGCGCTGGCACTCGCAGGAATACCGCCGCTCAGCGGATTTGCAGGTAAAATCATGCTGATCCGATCCGGCTTCGAGAATGAAAGCTATCTTGGTGCGTTCGTTGTCCTGATGTCTAGTTTACTGGTCCTGTTTTCCGTCATGAAAATATTTATCCGAGGCTTCTGGGGAACACCTCGAGCTTATAAGAATGAGGAAAAAGCTCCAGTGAAATGGCTGCTCATCGCACCGGCCGTCCTGACCGCGTTCGCTGTCCTGTACGGCTTCGGAACTGAAGCAATTTATCCGGTCATATCCAATGCAGCAGAAACGCTGGCGAATCCGGAAATCTATATCAATGCTGTTTTAAAGGAGTGA
- a CDS encoding FAD-dependent monooxygenase has translation MEDEKIAIVGGGISGLCTAIALQKNGIHAEVYEKAKKVNEPDTGIILSGNAIRAFYIMGLGSQLRNNGLESDACLLKSDFGNNIANFHYQPPTPIPNYLFIQRSVLQKILLDALLPGSLHLEKHVTDFTDDEAVTLFFKDGTSAESDYLIACDGASSSVRSKMFPNNSLTYTGFSCWRGIIEYAPFKVTAYTETWGARGRFGIAPLRDQQIFWYALKKSPEASNLREWTPIDLLFNFFYYHDPIQEILENTPNNQIIYDDLYELNPLTPLQSGNILLLGDAAHASMPNIGQGASQAIEDAVYLAKWISKEDSVLNAFKKYTQHRQERIKLIKDEMKIYGLASQIDFPILSSIRNKLLQMTPASFHNEKLRRIIEIEEDMETM, from the coding sequence ATGGAGGATGAAAAAATTGCTATCGTCGGCGGCGGAATCAGCGGATTATGCACAGCCATTGCCCTGCAGAAAAATGGAATCCATGCAGAAGTTTATGAAAAAGCAAAAAAGGTCAACGAACCGGATACAGGAATTATTTTAAGCGGTAATGCAATAAGGGCCTTTTACATCATGGGTTTGGGATCCCAATTACGGAATAACGGACTTGAATCGGATGCCTGTCTGCTGAAATCCGACTTTGGGAACAACATTGCAAATTTTCATTACCAGCCTCCCACCCCGATACCAAATTACTTGTTCATCCAACGATCTGTCCTTCAAAAGATATTATTGGATGCACTCCTCCCAGGTTCTCTTCATTTAGAAAAGCATGTAACTGATTTTACAGATGATGAAGCTGTTACATTATTTTTTAAAGATGGTACCAGCGCAGAATCAGACTATCTGATTGCCTGTGACGGTGCTTCATCTTCCGTCCGCTCTAAGATGTTTCCAAACAACTCACTTACCTACACAGGTTTTTCCTGCTGGCGAGGCATCATCGAATACGCACCATTCAAAGTCACTGCCTATACTGAAACCTGGGGAGCCAGAGGAAGATTCGGCATCGCTCCTTTACGAGACCAGCAAATCTTTTGGTATGCCTTAAAAAAATCGCCAGAAGCCAGCAACCTTCGCGAATGGACTCCAATCGACTTATTGTTCAACTTTTTCTACTATCATGATCCAATCCAGGAAATACTGGAAAACACCCCAAACAACCAGATTATTTACGACGATTTGTATGAACTGAACCCCTTAACACCCCTGCAATCCGGAAATATTCTATTACTCGGCGATGCAGCTCACGCCTCAATGCCCAACATAGGCCAGGGAGCTTCACAGGCAATTGAAGATGCAGTATACCTGGCAAAATGGATCAGTAAAGAAGACTCGGTGTTAAATGCTTTTAAAAAATACACTCAGCACAGACAGGAACGGATTAAGCTGATTAAAGATGAAATGAAAATCTACGGGTTGGCCTCACAAATCGATTTCCCGATTCTCAGCTCCATTCGAAATAAACTGCTTCAAATGACACCAGCCTCCTTCCACAATGAGAAGCTGCGGCGAATCATTGAAATCGAGGAGGATATGGAAACAATGTGA
- a CDS encoding Na+/H+ antiporter subunit A: MSLLHLAVLSPLLLAILIPFIHKYFKSIHTGWFLLPLPAVLFAYFLKFIGTTGHGGTAMETVPWISSLGIDFTLKVDGLGLLFALLITGIGALVVLYSIYYLSPDKEKLNTFYVYLLLFMGAMLGVVLSDNLIVLYTFWELTSFSSFLLIGYWNDRERSRYGAQKSMLITVFGGLSMLGGILMLYIITGTFSISETIQMSNQVMNHPLFTVTLILFLLGAFTKSAQFPFHIWLPDAMEAPTPVSAYLHSATMVKAGIYLVARMTPVFAHSGTWVWLVAGIGVLTLFWGSFSAVKQTDLKAILAFSTVSQLGMIMSLLGAGAAALHYGTIKDGYFIVAVTAAVFHLINHATFKGSLFMVTGIIDHETGTRDIRKLGGLMNFMPITFTLAIIGTFSMAGIPPFNGFLSKEMFFTGMLRVAEMDIFNMDTWGILFPVIAWTASVFTFLYSMMYVFKTFTGKYQPEKLEKKPHEAPIGMLISPVILASLVIIFGIFPNVLSHNIISPAMGAILPSLLENGEGFDVHISHWHGPTAELFMTIGVIAIGILLYKFLPKWTGVYRIFPERLALNHLYDRGLETIQLVSKNITKSYMTGFIRSYLVYIFSFFILILASTLFYKNAFKMDLSNIAPVHITEVILVLIIAVSSIMILFAKSRLTSIILLGAVGYTVALFFVIFRAPDLALTQLVIETVSVALFLLAFYHLPQIRRNEERIRFRATNAVISIGVGAIVTMIALSAHSNKMFGSIADYYIENTYKKAGGENMVNVILVDFRGFDTMFEITVLGIAALGIFAMIKLRMTRGKELDENK, from the coding sequence TTGTCTTTACTACACCTTGCAGTTTTATCACCGCTTTTACTCGCGATCTTAATTCCATTTATACATAAGTATTTCAAGAGTATCCATACAGGCTGGTTCCTGCTGCCGCTGCCGGCCGTGCTGTTTGCATACTTCCTGAAGTTCATTGGTACCACTGGCCATGGCGGCACAGCCATGGAAACGGTGCCCTGGATTTCATCCCTTGGGATTGATTTCACGTTAAAAGTTGACGGCCTTGGGCTGTTATTCGCCCTGTTGATCACCGGAATCGGCGCTCTGGTTGTTCTGTATTCGATTTATTATCTGTCACCAGACAAGGAAAAGTTGAATACCTTCTATGTCTACTTGCTTTTATTCATGGGCGCCATGCTCGGCGTCGTTTTGTCGGACAACCTGATCGTCCTTTATACATTCTGGGAGCTGACCAGTTTTTCATCATTCCTGCTGATCGGGTACTGGAACGATCGTGAACGCTCACGCTACGGTGCGCAGAAATCGATGCTAATCACAGTTTTCGGGGGACTATCAATGCTCGGGGGCATCCTGATGCTCTACATCATCACAGGGACCTTCAGCATTTCCGAAACGATTCAAATGTCCAATCAAGTCATGAACCATCCTTTATTTACCGTTACCTTGATTCTATTTTTGCTCGGTGCTTTTACAAAATCAGCGCAGTTCCCGTTCCACATCTGGCTGCCTGATGCCATGGAGGCTCCTACTCCTGTCAGTGCGTATCTGCACTCAGCGACGATGGTCAAGGCCGGCATCTATCTTGTTGCCCGCATGACACCTGTTTTTGCCCATTCAGGCACATGGGTATGGCTCGTCGCCGGAATCGGTGTGCTCACATTGTTCTGGGGTTCTTTTTCTGCAGTAAAACAGACTGATTTAAAAGCAATTCTCGCATTCTCAACTGTCAGCCAGCTCGGTATGATTATGTCGCTTCTTGGAGCTGGTGCCGCTGCACTTCATTATGGCACGATCAAGGATGGCTATTTTATCGTGGCGGTCACTGCCGCTGTCTTCCATCTGATCAATCACGCCACGTTCAAAGGGAGCCTTTTCATGGTAACAGGAATTATCGACCATGAAACTGGGACAAGGGATATCCGCAAGCTTGGCGGTTTGATGAACTTCATGCCAATCACATTCACGCTTGCCATTATCGGAACCTTCTCCATGGCAGGAATTCCTCCATTCAATGGATTCCTGAGTAAGGAAATGTTCTTTACAGGGATGCTGCGAGTGGCGGAAATGGATATTTTCAATATGGATACTTGGGGCATCCTGTTCCCGGTGATTGCCTGGACCGCAAGTGTTTTCACATTCCTTTACAGCATGATGTATGTATTCAAAACCTTCACTGGCAAGTATCAGCCTGAAAAGTTGGAAAAGAAACCGCATGAAGCACCTATCGGCATGCTGATTTCTCCGGTTATTCTTGCATCACTTGTGATCATTTTCGGTATTTTTCCGAATGTACTGTCTCATAACATCATTTCGCCAGCCATGGGAGCCATCCTCCCTTCATTGCTTGAAAATGGCGAGGGATTCGATGTTCATATTTCACACTGGCACGGACCGACAGCTGAATTGTTCATGACGATCGGTGTCATCGCGATCGGAATTCTGCTTTATAAATTCTTGCCAAAATGGACAGGCGTTTATCGCATATTCCCTGAGCGCCTGGCACTTAATCATTTATATGACCGAGGACTGGAAACCATCCAGCTGGTATCTAAAAATATCACAAAGTCTTATATGACGGGGTTCATCCGGTCATATCTAGTGTATATTTTCTCATTCTTCATTTTGATCCTGGCTTCGACTCTTTTCTATAAAAATGCATTTAAGATGGATCTCAGCAATATTGCCCCAGTCCACATTACTGAAGTCATACTGGTGCTGATCATTGCTGTATCATCGATTATGATTTTATTTGCCAAATCAAGATTGACTTCAATTATCCTGCTCGGTGCTGTCGGGTATACAGTCGCTCTATTCTTCGTCATTTTCCGGGCGCCTGACCTCGCACTGACACAACTAGTGATCGAAACGGTTTCTGTAGCGCTGTTCCTGCTCGCGTTTTATCACTTGCCTCAGATCAGAAGGAACGAAGAGCGAATCCGCTTTAGGGCTACGAACGCTGTAATTTCAATTGGCGTCGGAGCAATCGTGACGATGATTGCCCTATCTGCCCACAGCAATAAAATGTTTGGGTCGATTGCGGATTATTATATTGAGAATACCTATAAAAAAGCTGGCGGCGAAAACATGGTCAACGTCATCCTTGTTGATTTCCGCGGCTTTGACACAATGTTTGAAATTACCGTACTTGGCATCGCTGCCCTCGGGATTTTCGCGATGATCAAGCTGCGCATGACTAGGGGGAAAGAATTGGATGAAAACAAATGA
- a CDS encoding DedA family protein — MDLDLVVNIIDENGYLGLFLWLWFGVFILPVPNEVILMTVGMASSQGALTPMLAFGVTYLGISAAFTSSYFFGRVIGRRLLQIMRRKKRFANSIESAMELMQKYHVFSLSLSCFVPGARYLVPILYGISRLSFRTFAIFAYSGAFIWVLIAFVLGYLFGDKMDLIMRYSDELWLVVLAGVIVFITIMVRRRKVKETATEMDQAIYQERQHK; from the coding sequence ATGGATTTAGATCTGGTCGTCAATATAATTGACGAAAACGGCTATTTAGGGTTGTTTTTATGGTTGTGGTTTGGGGTGTTCATCCTCCCAGTACCAAACGAGGTCATATTGATGACTGTCGGCATGGCTTCGTCCCAGGGGGCTTTAACCCCAATGCTTGCCTTTGGTGTTACATATCTGGGGATCTCTGCAGCTTTCACTTCCAGCTATTTTTTTGGAAGGGTGATAGGAAGAAGATTATTACAGATAATGAGAAGAAAAAAGCGGTTTGCAAATTCAATTGAATCCGCTATGGAGTTAATGCAGAAATACCATGTATTCTCCTTATCATTAAGCTGTTTTGTTCCTGGAGCCCGTTATTTGGTGCCAATTCTTTATGGTATCAGCAGGCTTTCGTTCAGAACGTTTGCCATCTTCGCATATAGCGGTGCTTTTATATGGGTATTGATTGCTTTTGTGTTAGGCTATCTATTTGGCGATAAAATGGATCTGATCATGAGGTATAGCGATGAGCTGTGGCTTGTGGTTCTTGCTGGTGTGATTGTCTTTATTACTATCATGGTACGGCGGAGAAAAGTTAAGGAAACAGCTACTGAAATGGATCAAGCCATATATCAGGAAAGGCAGCATAAATAG
- a CDS encoding Na(+)/H(+) antiporter subunit C, with product MEILMAFLIGILFMTATYLMLSKSLLRIIIGTGLLSHGAHLLILTMGGLKRGTVPLLGEHAESYVDPLPQALILTAIVISFGVTAFFLVLAYRAYQELGTDNMDRLRGKEGHE from the coding sequence ATGGAAATCTTAATGGCATTTCTAATTGGAATCTTATTTATGACAGCCACCTACCTGATGCTTTCGAAAAGCCTGCTCAGGATTATTATTGGTACGGGCCTGTTAAGCCATGGAGCCCATTTGTTGATTTTAACAATGGGAGGTTTGAAGAGGGGGACAGTCCCTTTGCTGGGTGAACATGCCGAATCCTACGTTGACCCGCTGCCACAGGCGCTGATTTTGACTGCGATCGTCATCAGCTTTGGTGTGACGGCATTTTTCCTGGTGCTGGCCTATCGTGCTTATCAGGAGCTTGGAACGGATAATATGGATCGCTTGAGAGGAAAGGAAGGACATGAATAA